Proteins encoded by one window of Archaeoglobus veneficus SNP6:
- a CDS encoding acetate--CoA ligase family protein: MLFEPRSVAVVGATPKEGKVGNAILKNLKKFRGKVYAVNPSYSEILGFPCYPSLLDAPDVDLAVIAIPAASVLEVVEQCGKKGVKNVVVISAGFEEAGREGAKLEARLVEICRKYGIKLVGPNCLGIINCHNGLNATFSSSTPKPGNIAFLSQSGAFVLAVIEYFNAVGLGFSKIVSLGNKAVLDESDFMEMLADDRHTDVIMLYLEGIENGRKFMEVARKLSKVKPVIALKSGKTDAGARAASSHTGSIAGSYEACAAAFRQSGVINASSSEELFDFARLLAKYQDVDGDVAIVTNSGGPGVMAADAVEEANLRLASFSKETIDSLKSTLPPEANFYNPVDVLGDADAERFIRALECVAADEQVGSIIAILAPTARIDFEKASLFRTEKPVVTCFMGWSRSDFFDPVRAVKALSALYRYVRIKERKERSGRTYEFDIEAIRKAMEKRMPFEILKACGIPAPRYGVVRTADEAVKIADSIGYPVAMKVLSPEIVHKTDVGCVKLDVEREEVRRAFIEIVTRAEMLGDVRIDGVLIQQMIKGGKEVIVGMKRDPSFGPMLMFGLGGIYVEVFRDVTFRIAPVTENDAYEMIREVKSYRLLRGVRGEKPCDIDSIADVILKMSQLSIEIPQIMEMEINPLKVFEDGCYALDFKITCRGGKI; encoded by the coding sequence ATGCTCTTCGAACCAAGAAGCGTTGCCGTTGTTGGAGCAACGCCCAAAGAGGGGAAGGTAGGAAACGCAATTCTCAAAAATCTAAAAAAGTTCAGGGGCAAGGTTTATGCTGTAAATCCATCTTACAGCGAAATCCTCGGCTTTCCATGCTATCCTTCACTTCTCGATGCTCCCGATGTTGACCTTGCGGTAATAGCAATTCCTGCTGCGAGCGTTCTGGAAGTCGTCGAGCAGTGCGGTAAAAAAGGTGTAAAGAACGTCGTGGTAATCTCAGCTGGCTTTGAGGAGGCGGGAAGGGAGGGTGCAAAGCTTGAAGCAAGGCTCGTTGAGATATGCAGAAAATACGGGATAAAACTCGTCGGCCCCAACTGCCTTGGCATAATAAACTGCCACAATGGTCTCAACGCTACGTTCAGCAGCTCAACGCCAAAGCCGGGAAACATAGCCTTTCTTAGCCAGTCTGGAGCGTTCGTGCTGGCTGTGATAGAGTACTTCAACGCCGTTGGTTTGGGATTCAGCAAAATCGTTTCTCTCGGCAATAAGGCCGTTCTCGACGAATCGGACTTCATGGAAATGCTTGCTGATGACAGACATACTGACGTGATTATGCTTTACCTTGAGGGTATTGAAAATGGAAGAAAGTTCATGGAGGTTGCAAGGAAACTCAGCAAAGTAAAGCCAGTCATTGCGCTGAAGAGCGGGAAGACCGATGCAGGAGCAAGAGCGGCGAGCAGCCACACCGGAAGCATTGCCGGCAGCTATGAAGCCTGCGCTGCAGCGTTTCGTCAATCTGGCGTTATAAACGCCTCCTCGTCGGAAGAGCTCTTCGACTTCGCGAGACTCCTTGCAAAATATCAAGATGTTGACGGGGATGTTGCCATAGTTACAAACTCCGGAGGACCAGGCGTTATGGCCGCAGATGCAGTAGAGGAAGCAAATCTGAGACTTGCGTCGTTCTCGAAGGAAACAATTGACAGCTTGAAATCAACTCTACCGCCGGAGGCGAACTTTTACAACCCCGTTGACGTTTTGGGAGATGCGGATGCGGAGAGATTTATCAGGGCACTGGAGTGCGTTGCAGCAGACGAGCAAGTGGGAAGTATTATTGCAATCCTTGCCCCCACAGCCAGGATAGACTTCGAGAAAGCATCCCTCTTCAGGACCGAAAAGCCAGTGGTTACGTGCTTCATGGGCTGGAGCAGAAGCGACTTCTTTGATCCAGTGAGAGCGGTTAAAGCTTTGTCGGCACTCTACAGGTACGTCAGAATAAAGGAGAGGAAAGAGAGAAGCGGTAGAACATACGAATTTGACATAGAGGCAATACGGAAGGCGATGGAGAAGAGAATGCCCTTTGAAATCCTGAAGGCATGCGGCATCCCTGCCCCCCGCTACGGCGTGGTGAGGACTGCAGATGAGGCTGTGAAAATTGCCGATTCCATCGGTTACCCGGTAGCGATGAAAGTTCTCTCGCCGGAGATAGTCCACAAGACTGACGTTGGATGCGTGAAGCTCGACGTTGAGAGGGAGGAGGTGAGGAGGGCATTCATAGAAATAGTTACGAGGGCTGAAATGCTTGGGGATGTGAGGATAGATGGAGTTCTCATCCAGCAGATGATAAAGGGTGGAAAAGAAGTTATCGTCGGGATGAAGAGAGATCCAAGTTTTGGGCCGATGCTGATGTTTGGACTCGGCGGAATATATGTGGAGGTTTTCAGGGATGTTACCTTCAGAATTGCCCCCGTTACTGAAAATGATGCATACGAAATGATAAGGGAAGTCAAGTCTTACAGGCTGCTGAGGGGTGTGAGAGGCGAGAAGCCCTGCGACATAGACTCTATAGCCGATGTGATCCTGAAAATGTCTCAGTTAAGTATTGAAATCCCTCAGATAATGGAAATGGAGATTAACCCGCTTAAGGTTTTTGAGGATGGGTGTTACGCTCTTGATTTCAAAATTACCTGTAGAGGTGGTAAAATATGA
- a CDS encoding cation diffusion facilitator family transporter — MQKVLLLYIVAFALKITGYLLTGYLILLADAMHSVTDIATILLLMYSGRVSKKPADSSHPFGHELARNVASLVAATSFITIVSFELLREGFLNTINPQAEYGDATTAVVVELTVLAILLVASVISSRKSGVLDRTMFVESINDSLSTVAGIAGILLISHGYGFFDGLVVILIALMILYNSIRLFKQNARFLLGLSPPDEFYHRVEEVSLSFDEIKGVHDMVAVYIGEGKVHLDMHITVDGRMSVEEADKLSERLVQELRRKIPEIGYVNIHVCPHFGKHIRKTL, encoded by the coding sequence ATGCAAAAGGTTCTACTGCTGTACATCGTGGCGTTTGCCCTCAAGATTACCGGATACTTGCTGACCGGCTACCTGATACTGCTTGCCGACGCGATGCACAGCGTTACCGACATTGCGACGATACTCCTTCTCATGTACTCCGGTAGAGTCTCTAAAAAGCCAGCAGATTCATCTCACCCGTTCGGGCACGAACTCGCGAGAAACGTTGCATCGCTCGTGGCAGCAACGTCGTTCATAACGATTGTCTCCTTCGAGTTGCTCAGGGAGGGCTTTCTGAACACAATCAATCCACAGGCTGAATACGGTGACGCAACTACAGCAGTAGTCGTAGAACTGACTGTTCTTGCGATTCTTCTCGTAGCATCGGTAATCTCCTCGAGAAAATCTGGCGTGCTTGATAGAACCATGTTTGTCGAGAGCATAAACGACTCGCTGTCCACCGTAGCGGGTATAGCCGGGATTCTCCTTATCAGCCACGGCTACGGATTTTTCGATGGATTAGTTGTCATTTTAATCGCTCTGATGATTCTGTATAACTCTATAAGACTTTTCAAGCAAAATGCGAGGTTTTTACTGGGATTGTCTCCGCCAGACGAATTTTATCATAGGGTTGAGGAGGTCTCTCTTTCGTTTGACGAGATTAAGGGCGTCCACGACATGGTAGCCGTATATATCGGCGAGGGCAAAGTACATCTCGACATGCACATAACTGTGGATGGGCGTATGAGTGTTGAAGAGGCGGACAAGCTATCAGAACGGCTGGTACAAGAGCTAAGGAGGAAGATTCCGGAGATCGGTTACGTTAACATCCACGTGTGCCCGCATTTTGGTAAACACATCAGAAAAACTCTGTAG
- a CDS encoding DUF1697 domain-containing protein: MEGEEWKLGVAFIKGINMYSARRITKQEMLEILKEIEDENLQILCLFKADNVIFRKKNMHYAEVAVRIERVLGKRFGDVCVTARSFRTLEGILRCLRLEMK; the protein is encoded by the coding sequence GTGGAAGGCGAAGAGTGGAAGCTCGGTGTTGCGTTCATAAAGGGCATTAACATGTATTCTGCAAGACGGATAACTAAACAAGAAATGCTTGAAATTCTGAAAGAAATAGAGGACGAAAACCTGCAGATTCTCTGCCTTTTCAAGGCCGACAACGTCATTTTCCGAAAGAAAAACATGCACTATGCTGAGGTGGCGGTGAGGATTGAGAGAGTTCTGGGAAAAAGATTTGGAGATGTCTGCGTGACGGCAAGGTCTTTCAGGACGCTCGAGGGTATTTTGAGGTGTTTGAGGCTTGAAATGAAGTAG
- a CDS encoding 30S ribosomal protein S8e, with amino-acid sequence MKWHGRSRRSYTGKLLKPFRKKRKYELGRDQVETLIGERKIKKVRVKGGDFKIKVFREMFANVYVPSEGKVVKAEIKTVVENPAHVHYARRNVITKGAIIETSVGKAKVTSRPNQDGVVNAVLIE; translated from the coding sequence ATGAAGTGGCATGGCAGAAGCAGACGCTCATACACTGGCAAGCTCCTCAAGCCTTTCAGAAAGAAGAGAAAATACGAACTGGGAAGAGATCAGGTAGAGACGCTTATCGGCGAGAGAAAGATAAAGAAGGTCAGGGTTAAAGGAGGAGACTTCAAGATCAAGGTCTTCAGAGAGATGTTCGCCAACGTTTACGTTCCCAGCGAAGGCAAGGTCGTCAAGGCCGAGATAAAGACAGTCGTGGAGAATCCGGCCCATGTGCACTACGCAAGAAGGAACGTGATCACCAAGGGAGCGATAATCGAAACCTCCGTCGGAAAGGCAAAGGTTACGAGCAGGCCCAACCAGGACGGCGTTGTAAACGCTGTTTTGATTGAATAA
- a CDS encoding AAA family ATPase, whose product MKIIAFVGLPLSGKSTAAKVAEELGIPVVVMGDVVREEVRKRGLELTDENAGKVANELRQKEGMDAIAKRCIPIIREKAKDSGIVVVDGIRGIAEVDRFKQEFGDDFILIHIDSPLELRFERALKRKRSDDITSIEELKRRDERELSWNMGKAIEVANFTIENTSGLEEFFEKVRDILLKFARQIEVEIETDVYPTEDEEKVIQAVKNLFPDADIKIEDGKLYAIASDLSKFRELLRRQRILDTTRSELLRNWRGNEATVYLNKQTAVVSRINFADEDAILSPLRVTFRVYGIPFERFIDWLAPETRDGKPVKEIEL is encoded by the coding sequence ATGAAAATCATTGCCTTCGTCGGCTTACCGCTTAGCGGTAAGAGTACCGCCGCAAAGGTAGCGGAGGAACTTGGTATCCCAGTAGTCGTCATGGGCGACGTTGTCAGGGAAGAGGTAAGAAAGCGAGGTCTTGAGCTTACAGACGAGAACGCCGGAAAGGTTGCCAACGAGCTGAGGCAGAAGGAAGGGATGGATGCGATAGCGAAACGGTGCATCCCCATTATCAGAGAAAAAGCGAAAGACTCCGGAATCGTCGTCGTTGACGGCATAAGAGGTATTGCGGAGGTTGATCGCTTCAAACAGGAGTTTGGAGATGATTTCATCCTCATCCACATCGATTCTCCCCTCGAACTGAGGTTTGAGCGGGCGTTGAAGAGGAAGAGGAGCGACGACATAACGAGCATTGAAGAACTCAAGCGAAGGGATGAAAGAGAACTTTCATGGAACATGGGAAAGGCCATAGAAGTTGCCAACTTCACTATTGAGAACACATCAGGCCTTGAAGAGTTCTTCGAAAAAGTGAGGGATATTCTCCTGAAATTTGCAAGGCAAATTGAGGTAGAGATAGAAACCGACGTGTATCCAACGGAAGATGAAGAGAAAGTCATACAGGCCGTAAAAAACCTCTTCCCCGACGCTGACATTAAGATAGAAGACGGAAAACTCTACGCCATAGCATCAGATTTGAGCAAGTTCAGAGAGCTCCTGAGAAGGCAGAGAATCCTCGACACCACCCGCTCGGAACTCCTGAGAAACTGGAGGGGTAACGAAGCAACGGTTTACCTGAACAAGCAGACTGCAGTTGTTTCGCGCATAAATTTTGCCGACGAGGATGCGATTCTCTCCCCCCTCCGCGTAACATTCAGGGTTTACGGTATACCTTTCGAGCGCTTCATTGACTGGCTCGCTCCAGAAACGAGAGATGGCAAACCTGTAAAGGAGATCGAGCTCTAA
- a CDS encoding chorismate--pyruvate lyase family protein produces MELKPIHRILATTDGSITAILEAISGREVRVETVEQRVVKANKDIAEILGIDEGEEVNYRVVNLIAGSDVLAHAVSYTPLKRLRPEFREDLMKADIPIGKIMRKHRIEARREINWWKVEKAGKLTEVFGTGEDEPVLVRNYSIIHGGEVLINITEYFPLSKF; encoded by the coding sequence ATGGAGTTAAAACCAATCCATCGAATTCTGGCTACGACGGACGGCTCAATTACCGCAATACTCGAAGCAATCTCGGGCAGAGAAGTTAGGGTGGAGACTGTCGAGCAGCGGGTGGTTAAAGCAAACAAGGACATCGCGGAAATACTTGGAATCGATGAGGGCGAAGAGGTCAACTACAGGGTCGTGAATCTCATAGCCGGAAGCGATGTGCTCGCCCACGCAGTCTCGTACACTCCACTTAAGAGGCTTAGACCCGAGTTCAGGGAAGACCTGATGAAGGCAGATATACCCATAGGAAAGATAATGCGAAAGCACAGAATAGAAGCGAGAAGGGAAATAAACTGGTGGAAGGTTGAAAAAGCAGGCAAACTCACTGAAGTTTTCGGTACTGGCGAAGACGAGCCGGTTCTCGTCAGGAACTACAGTATCATCCACGGCGGAGAGGTGCTGATAAACATAACAGAGTACTTTCCTCTGTCGAAGTTTTGA
- a CDS encoding ADP-ribosylglycohydrolase family protein, which produces MRNELPNSEKMKFLFSEGIIRAKNAPFLYSTPEVTKNIDWDKIKGMLLGVAIGDSLGYPVEGIPPNYKLKRYGEITDYIPTKRSDWKPIGVPTDDTQLTFWTVEVLLENNGYLNVKELADRFVKERIFGIGSTIKGFIRNYKDERKPWYLSGVHSAGNGALMRISPVLIPHVKKPSNELWADTLLSTLLTHNDPLAISSSVAFVNILWKLLQMEDAPPPNWWIDEYVKVASQIEGGTRYKTRRKGLMYSGSGYEFINTYVRKAVENEVDILKFSNKIGSGAYLLETLPFVIYVLCNYSYDPEESIVKAVTYSKDSDTIGAIVGSAVGALHGAEEFPHRWVNNLTGRLSYRDDGRIFKLLDKIKSLFNF; this is translated from the coding sequence TTGAGAAACGAACTTCCGAACTCAGAGAAAATGAAATTTCTATTTTCCGAAGGAATAATTAGGGCAAAAAATGCTCCTTTTCTTTATTCAACCCCAGAGGTCACAAAAAATATTGATTGGGATAAGATCAAAGGTATGTTGCTGGGAGTAGCTATTGGCGATTCTTTAGGTTATCCCGTTGAAGGAATTCCTCCGAATTACAAACTAAAAAGGTATGGCGAGATTACCGATTACATTCCGACTAAGAGGTCGGACTGGAAACCGATAGGAGTACCAACTGACGATACCCAATTGACCTTTTGGACAGTTGAAGTGTTGCTGGAAAATAACGGTTACCTGAATGTTAAGGAGTTGGCAGATAGGTTCGTAAAAGAGAGAATCTTTGGGATAGGTTCTACAATTAAAGGCTTTATTAGAAACTACAAAGACGAAAGAAAACCTTGGTATTTGTCAGGCGTCCACTCAGCGGGCAATGGTGCTCTCATGAGAATTTCTCCAGTTCTTATTCCTCATGTGAAAAAGCCGAGTAATGAATTATGGGCCGATACCTTACTTTCCACATTACTGACCCACAACGATCCCCTCGCAATATCGTCCTCTGTAGCCTTCGTTAACATCTTATGGAAGCTCTTACAAATGGAAGACGCGCCTCCTCCAAATTGGTGGATTGACGAGTACGTTAAAGTAGCCTCCCAGATAGAGGGCGGAACACGCTACAAAACGAGAAGGAAAGGATTGATGTATTCCGGTTCTGGGTATGAGTTCATTAATACATATGTGAGAAAAGCAGTCGAAAACGAGGTAGATATCCTCAAATTTTCGAACAAAATTGGTTCTGGAGCATATTTGCTTGAAACACTTCCTTTTGTGATTTACGTTTTGTGCAATTATTCTTATGATCCTGAAGAATCAATAGTGAAAGCGGTAACGTACTCAAAGGACAGCGATACAATCGGTGCAATCGTTGGTTCGGCAGTAGGTGCACTACACGGAGCTGAAGAATTTCCTCACAGGTGGGTTAATAATTTGACTGGAAGATTATCCTACAGAGACGACGGCAGAATATTCAAGCTGTTAGATAAAATAAAAAGCCTTTTTAATTTTTAA
- a CDS encoding IS6 family transposase, translating into MQPALSQLVDYVKSTKVFRRNRKDVELKILAALLYFFGLSLRKTSDFLSLFEEISHESVRIYYHRLKTVLKQPEKKKRRLVAIDETKIKLEKKQIFVWAAIDVDTMECLAIWASGGRGSFEAYVFLREVLKHCENKPEIVVDRGFWYLWALKRLGLRYRHETFGRRNAVEGFFSRFKERTKRFWNRFPFRSSFVSVQSWLESFMAFYNYWRC; encoded by the coding sequence ATGCAGCCTGCGCTAAGCCAGTTGGTAGATTACGTCAAGTCTACAAAAGTCTTTCGAAGGAACAGGAAAGATGTGGAACTTAAAATACTTGCAGCATTATTATACTTCTTTGGCCTTTCTTTGAGAAAAACAAGTGATTTTCTATCTTTATTCGAAGAAATAAGTCACGAATCTGTTAGGATTTACTACCATAGACTCAAAACAGTCTTAAAACAACCAGAAAAGAAGAAAAGAAGACTTGTTGCGATAGATGAAACAAAAATAAAACTGGAAAAGAAACAAATCTTTGTTTGGGCTGCTATAGACGTTGATACCATGGAATGCCTAGCTATATGGGCTTCTGGAGGAAGAGGAAGCTTTGAAGCTTACGTTTTCCTTAGAGAAGTTCTCAAGCATTGCGAAAACAAGCCAGAGATCGTTGTTGATAGAGGTTTCTGGTATCTGTGGGCTTTGAAAAGGTTAGGGCTGAGATACAGGCATGAAACGTTTGGTAGAAGAAATGCTGTAGAAGGATTCTTTTCGAGGTTTAAAGAGAGAACGAAGAGGTTCTGGAACAGATTTCCATTCAGGAGTTCTTTTGTCTCTGTACAGAGCTGGTTGGAGAGCTTTATGGCCTTCTACAACTACTGGAGGTGTTAA
- a CDS encoding 2'-5' RNA ligase family protein, giving the protein MNIFFWKKEDKYPYLVEIRPMLEKYRIKRKISEVVEYFKLRRWHRVPHITLVYNFKLKKDVDNFYLAKLIQHVASKFDIKKLKFYYDGFELKKGDNGYILAFRIEPSSELKKFRMSLYEAIKTHIKERPDVKKYNRKNDEFWFHATIGYRLSEREFTKLKNAVELLRDEYIPAYPLRIPLLKGGKITYEYDVLTGRILPRKLALSKKAYSEMVQAYRRKFNVEMTEKINDRSIWLISDTHFDHKNIIKYCGRPFVDVREMNQVLLRNWNNTVKNEDTVYFLGDASFGKHSRDALYWISKLNGRIVYIRGNHEKVRLGGSVKITKNK; this is encoded by the coding sequence GTGAATATCTTTTTTTGGAAGAAGGAGGATAAATATCCTTATCTTGTTGAAATAAGACCAATGTTAGAGAAATATAGAATTAAAAGAAAAATTTCTGAAGTTGTAGAATATTTTAAACTAAGACGCTGGCATAGAGTTCCTCACATTACGCTTGTGTATAATTTTAAATTGAAGAAAGATGTAGATAATTTCTACTTAGCTAAACTAATCCAGCACGTTGCATCTAAGTTTGATATTAAAAAGTTGAAATTTTATTATGATGGGTTTGAGCTCAAGAAGGGAGATAATGGCTACATTCTTGCATTTAGAATAGAGCCAAGTTCAGAATTAAAAAAATTCAGAATGAGTCTGTATGAGGCGATAAAAACCCACATAAAAGAAAGACCTGATGTAAAAAAATACAACAGAAAGAATGATGAGTTCTGGTTTCACGCAACAATAGGATACCGCTTATCGGAAAGGGAGTTTACGAAATTAAAAAATGCGGTAGAATTGCTCAGAGATGAATATATTCCTGCCTATCCTCTTCGGATACCTCTGCTAAAGGGAGGTAAAATAACTTATGAGTACGATGTCTTAACGGGCAGAATACTCCCAAGAAAATTGGCACTATCGAAGAAGGCCTATTCTGAGATGGTTCAGGCATATAGGAGGAAATTTAACGTAGAAATGACTGAAAAGATAAATGATAGGAGTATATGGCTCATATCCGACACACATTTTGACCACAAAAACATAATCAAATACTGCGGTCGTCCCTTTGTTGACGTTAGGGAGATGAACCAAGTCCTTCTAAGAAATTGGAATAATACAGTGAAAAACGAAGATACAGTGTACTTTTTAGGCGATGCAAGCTTTGGCAAGCACTCGAGAGATGCTCTTTACTGGATTAGTAAGTTGAATGGCAGGATCGTTTACATCAGGGGAAACCACGAGAAGGTACGACTGGGGGGCAGTGTCAAAATAACAAAAAATAAATAA
- the trpA gene encoding tryptophan synthase subunit alpha, whose product MVFEIETPWLVTFITAGDPHPKLTLDFMLALEKYSDVIELGIPFSDPVADGPTIQKANYRALKAGTKVSDVFSIVRQFREHSDKPVVLMTYYNPVYAKGVDEFVKLAADAGVSGMIVVDLPLEESGEYLAACEKHGIDTVFLAAPNTPDERLRAIDEASSAFVYLISLYGTTGAREKIPPLAFDLLKRAKRICTKPVCVGFGVSKREHVEELVKAGADGVVVGSALVKIIEEYGENAAERLEEITRELKRGCKG is encoded by the coding sequence ATGGTGTTCGAAATCGAAACTCCCTGGCTCGTTACGTTCATTACAGCTGGCGATCCTCATCCAAAGCTTACACTGGACTTCATGCTGGCTCTGGAGAAGTATTCGGACGTGATAGAACTGGGCATTCCATTCAGTGATCCCGTGGCCGACGGCCCAACAATTCAGAAAGCAAACTACAGAGCGCTGAAAGCCGGAACAAAGGTTTCAGACGTCTTCTCGATAGTCAGGCAGTTCAGGGAACACTCCGATAAGCCGGTCGTGCTGATGACGTACTACAACCCCGTTTATGCAAAGGGCGTTGACGAGTTCGTTAAGCTCGCAGCCGATGCTGGGGTAAGCGGAATGATCGTCGTGGATTTACCTCTTGAGGAAAGCGGTGAGTATCTTGCCGCATGTGAAAAGCACGGCATTGATACTGTATTTCTTGCGGCTCCGAACACGCCTGACGAGAGGCTGAGGGCGATAGACGAGGCAAGTTCGGCTTTCGTTTACCTGATATCTTTGTATGGCACAACGGGGGCGAGGGAGAAGATTCCTCCGCTGGCTTTTGACCTGTTAAAGAGGGCAAAGCGAATATGTACGAAGCCTGTCTGTGTCGGCTTTGGCGTTTCAAAGAGAGAGCACGTGGAGGAGCTCGTTAAGGCTGGAGCTGATGGCGTTGTGGTTGGGAGTGCCCTCGTTAAAATAATAGAGGAATATGGAGAAAACGCTGCGGAGAGACTTGAAGAGATTACAAGGGAGCTTAAGAGGGGTTGTAAGGGTTGA
- the trpB gene encoding tryptophan synthase subunit beta, translating into MKFGEFGGQFIPEVLMPPLKELEKAYEELKDSEEFKKELDYYLRVYAGRPTPLYFAKNLTEKVGGAKIYLKREDLLHSGAHKINNTLGQALLAKYMGKNRLIAETGAGQHGVATAIAGALFGMKTEIYMGSEDVERQKPNVFRMKLLGAEVHPVDSGSKTLKDAINEALRDWVATFENTHYLIGSVVGPHPYPTMVRDFQSVIGQETKKQILEVEGCLPDCIVACVGGGSNAIGIFYPFVKDKVRLIGVEAAGEGIETGKHSASLGAGKKGVLHGMLSYFLQDEDGQIATTHSVAAGLDYPGVGPEHAYLKESGRAEYVAVTDEQALKAFAELSKAEGIIPALESAHAVAYAMEIAKEMQRDEIIVVNLSGRGDKDLGIVMELLGV; encoded by the coding sequence ATGAAATTTGGCGAATTTGGAGGGCAGTTCATACCCGAAGTGCTCATGCCTCCGCTTAAGGAGCTCGAGAAAGCGTACGAAGAGCTTAAGGACAGCGAGGAGTTCAAAAAAGAGCTCGATTACTACTTGAGGGTTTACGCAGGCAGGCCGACACCCCTCTATTTTGCGAAAAATCTTACCGAGAAGGTCGGAGGGGCAAAAATCTATCTGAAACGAGAAGATCTACTTCATAGCGGGGCTCACAAGATAAACAATACCCTTGGTCAGGCTCTGCTTGCGAAGTACATGGGGAAAAACAGGCTTATAGCAGAAACTGGAGCGGGACAGCATGGCGTTGCTACTGCAATAGCCGGAGCACTCTTCGGGATGAAGACGGAGATATATATGGGTAGTGAGGATGTGGAGAGGCAGAAGCCAAACGTCTTTCGAATGAAGCTACTCGGAGCAGAAGTCCATCCCGTCGATAGCGGTTCGAAGACGCTCAAGGACGCAATAAACGAGGCTTTGAGGGATTGGGTTGCCACGTTTGAAAACACCCACTACCTCATCGGCTCCGTTGTTGGCCCACATCCCTACCCAACGATGGTCAGGGACTTCCAGTCCGTGATAGGGCAGGAGACAAAGAAACAGATTCTCGAGGTTGAGGGCTGCCTGCCTGACTGCATAGTTGCATGCGTTGGGGGAGGAAGCAACGCCATAGGCATATTCTACCCCTTCGTGAAAGATAAAGTCAGGCTGATAGGCGTTGAGGCTGCAGGCGAAGGAATCGAAACGGGAAAACACTCTGCATCACTCGGAGCGGGCAAGAAGGGTGTCCTGCACGGCATGCTATCCTACTTCCTGCAGGATGAAGATGGGCAGATTGCCACTACTCACAGCGTCGCTGCTGGTCTGGATTATCCTGGCGTTGGGCCAGAGCACGCGTATCTGAAGGAGAGCGGAAGAGCCGAGTACGTTGCCGTGACTGATGAGCAGGCGTTAAAGGCTTTTGCTGAGCTGTCAAAGGCTGAGGGAATAATTCCTGCCCTTGAATCTGCTCATGCTGTCGCATATGCAATGGAAATAGCTAAGGAAATGCAGAGGGACGAGATTATCGTGGTTAACCTCTCGGGTAGAGGGGACAAAGATTTAGGCATAGTTATGGAATTGCTTGGGGTGTGA
- a CDS encoding phosphoribosylanthranilate isomerase, with amino-acid sequence MFVKVCGIRSVEELEVVEVADATGVVVRAKSKRAVSLDTARQIISHASIPVFAVSTAKTFEEWMEIIDGCKAEYIQVHSEMSVEDFEKLRDEFGGIITKAFIVARESRNPVVEAARLAEKMMDYDADYYLLDTGAGSGAIHDHRVSKEVVKMLRMSKRIILAGGLNPNNVAEIADYVRPFGVDASSGVERGERKDAELVKAFVERAKSVKM; translated from the coding sequence ATGTTCGTCAAGGTGTGCGGAATAAGAAGCGTTGAGGAGCTTGAAGTCGTTGAGGTTGCTGACGCTACTGGAGTCGTTGTCAGGGCGAAGTCGAAGCGAGCCGTCAGCCTTGACACTGCAAGGCAGATAATTTCACACGCAAGCATTCCCGTGTTTGCTGTTTCAACGGCAAAAACGTTTGAGGAGTGGATGGAGATAATCGATGGCTGCAAAGCCGAATACATTCAGGTTCACTCGGAAATGAGCGTCGAAGACTTTGAAAAGCTTCGCGATGAGTTTGGAGGAATTATAACGAAGGCGTTTATCGTGGCAAGAGAAAGTAGAAACCCTGTCGTTGAAGCTGCGAGGCTTGCGGAGAAGATGATGGACTACGATGCTGATTACTACCTGCTCGACACCGGAGCTGGTAGCGGAGCCATTCACGACCACAGAGTCAGCAAAGAAGTCGTGAAAATGTTAAGAATGTCTAAAAGGATAATTCTTGCTGGAGGTCTTAACCCCAATAACGTCGCTGAAATTGCCGATTATGTAAGACCTTTCGGCGTCGATGCTTCGAGTGGCGTCGAAAGAGGCGAGAGGAAAGATGCTGAGCTTGTTAAGGCCTTCGTTGAAAGGGCGAAGAGTGTAAAGATGTGA